One Meleagris gallopavo isolate NT-WF06-2002-E0010 breed Aviagen turkey brand Nicholas breeding stock chromosome 11, Turkey_5.1, whole genome shotgun sequence genomic region harbors:
- the ZBBX gene encoding zinc finger B-box domain-containing protein 1 isoform X1: protein MNKNNFVILPGSKSGTSVRLKAKTVRELRLEKVKLEMENKEVEKKLRQLQSNMSREKEERKKSSAYHWKSGQAGTMATQARLLSQNKEKMNKVSSGKVKLQVLKEPLQVPETKPFKHEMSNYGPHEKSEAKEIVSPCPHSKNAGLTEASTCAGNVQVVDGFRLTSSMNEININHEEKLNSKHGVTSNKLPSSAGTAEELSSESDWTGLDNQDTGILLNGMFNEEESAKTFQEALIQWRNGNHDHRPEQRTGEVLPESVENHEVQTNLSVMKEHVQIQFKESGLSYMEKLLLKKYKRTSADEMPASCPTYLRPEHEPTALPKAMTGGEEKRNAGHTDDLTVEEVRRYWTSVFREEEPKTVTESAESSLKIELLDDSYDVELEESCNFLVCEAEATGMNNQRNIEPFEEFGSASAIADQQDTIPDLLPKETAAMMKSSCHSNFVADAQNRLPSPDGNLVSSKEIFQGDGRWVTDTSLSKHADKSVVQAVLESQMSRSSSGLKSQRISPLVTCRPYSGNDSIRPRSTDVSLCGSTRGCAKYTHPRPKSSPMHTFRANTEISKHKYVDVIKQDEHRWEYIADQEALLCLEKELQTYIDPQEKLYSLTSEDVTSSSRCSRKIYGSVTDFHKTSDLKDYSRADMLRGCNADEIDDEEEILEDKRQVLALQ, encoded by the exons ATGAACAAGAATAATTTTGTGATACTCCCAGGTTCAAAAAGTGGAACCTCTGTGAGATTAAAAGCAAA AACTGTCAGAGAATTGCGACTGGAGAAAGTAAAgttggaaatggaaaacaaagaggtGGAGAAGAAATTACGACAGCTGCAGTCCAACatgagcagagaaaaagaggagagaaa GAAATCAAGTGCTTATCATTGGAAGTCTGGACAAGCAGGAACAATGGCTACCCAAGCCCGACTTTTatcacaaaacaaagaaaaaatgaataag GTTTCTTCAGGAAAAGTGAAGTTGCAGGTACTGAAAGAACCTCTTCAAG TGCCGGAGACAAAACCGTTTAAGCATGAAATGTCAAATTATGGACCTCATGAAAAATCTGAAGCAAAGGAGATAGTTTCCCCTTGTCCACATAGTAAGAATGCAGGGCTG ACAGAAGCCAGTACATGTGCTGGAAATGTGCAAGTTGTTGATGGCTTCAGATTGACTTCATCGATGAATGAAATAAACATTAATCATGAGGAGAAGCTGAACAGTAAGCATGGGGTCACTTCAAACAAGTTGCCATCGTCAGCAGGCACTGCTGAG GAGCTCTCTTCAGAATCAGACTGGACAGGCCTTGACAATCAGGACACAGGGATATTACTAAATGGTATGTTTAATGAGGAAGAATCTGCAAAGACTTTTCAGGAAGCTTTGATTCAATGGAGGAATGGTAATCATGATCACAGACCAGAACAGCGTACTGGTGAGGTTCTACCAG AATCTGTGGAAAATCATGAGGTACAGACCAATCTTTCTGTTATGAAAGAACATGTCCAAATTCAATTCAAGGAGAGCGGCCTGAGCTACATGGAGAAACTCTTGcttaagaaatacaaaag gacTTCTGCTGATGAAATGCCTGCTAGTTGCCCTACATATTTAAGGCCTGAGCATGAACCGACTGCATTACCCAAAGCTATgactggaggagaagaaaaaagaaatgctggtCATACAGATGATTTAACAG TTGAAGAGGTGAGGAGATACTGGACATCTGTTTTTAGAGAGGAAGAACCCAAGACTGTTACGGAAAGTGCGGAGTCCTCTCTGAAAATTGAACTTCTTGATGAT tcttACGACGTGGAGTTGGAAGAATCGTGTAACTTCTTGGTGTGTGAAGCTGAGGCTACAGGAATGAATAACCAGAGAAATATTGAACCATTTGAAGAGTTTGGAAG TGCTTCAGCAATTGCAGATCAGCAAGACACAATACCAGACCTTTTGCCAAAAGAGACTGCAGCCATGATGAAGTCATCTTGTCACTCAAATTTTGTGGCTGATGCTCAAAATCGTTTACCTTCTCCTGATGGAAATCTTGTTTCCTCTAAAGAAATCTTCCAAG gagatgggagatgggTTACTGACACGAGCTTAAGCAAACATGCAGATAAATCTGTAGTTCAGGCTGTCTTAGAAAGTCAAATGAGTAGATCTTCAAGTGGTCTCAAGTCTCAAAGAATTTCTCCTCTGGTAACTTGCAGACCATACTCAG ggaaTGATTCTATCAGACCTCGATCAACAGATGTCAGTTTATGTGGTAGCACCAGAGGTTGTGCAAAATACACTCATCCAAGACCAAAGAGTTCACCTATGCATACATTTAGAGCTAATACTGAGATATCAAAGCACAAGTATGTTGATGTAATTAAACAAGATGAGCATCGTTGGGAATATATTGCTGACCAAGAAGCCTTACTCTGTCTGGAAAAAGAATTACAAACTTATATAG ATCCTCAAGAAAAACTTTACAGCCTAACTTCTGAAGATGTAACCTCCTCCAGCAGATGCTCAAGGAAGATATATGGAAGTGTTACAGATTTCCATAAAACCTCGGATCTAAAAGACTACAGCAGAGCTGATATGCTTCG gGGCTGTAATGCAGACGAAATAGATGACGAGGAAGAAATTCTGGAGGATAAACGGCAGGTTCTTGCATTACAGTAA
- the ZBBX gene encoding zinc finger B-box domain-containing protein 1 isoform X2 encodes MVMKVLQVSSGKVKLQVLKEPLQVPETKPFKHEMSNYGPHEKSEAKEIVSPCPHSKNAGLTEASTCAGNVQVVDGFRLTSSMNEININHEEKLNSKHGVTSNKLPSSAGTAEELSSESDWTGLDNQDTGILLNGMFNEEESAKTFQEALIQWRNGNHDHRPEQRTGEVLPESVENHEVQTNLSVMKEHVQIQFKESGLSYMEKLLLKKYKRTSADEMPASCPTYLRPEHEPTALPKAMTGGEEKRNAGHTDDLTVEEVRRYWTSVFREEEPKTVTESAESSLKIELLDDSYDVELEESCNFLVCEAEATGMNNQRNIEPFEEFGSASAIADQQDTIPDLLPKETAAMMKSSCHSNFVADAQNRLPSPDGNLVSSKEIFQGDGRWVTDTSLSKHADKSVVQAVLESQMSRSSSGLKSQRISPLVTCRPYSGNDSIRPRSTDVSLCGSTRGCAKYTHPRPKSSPMHTFRANTEISKHKYVDVIKQDEHRWEYIADQEALLCLEKELQTYIDPQEKLYSLTSEDVTSSSRCSRKIYGSVTDFHKTSDLKDYSRADMLRGCNADEIDDEEEILEDKRQVLALQ; translated from the exons ATGGTTATGAAAGTTTTACAG GTTTCTTCAGGAAAAGTGAAGTTGCAGGTACTGAAAGAACCTCTTCAAG TGCCGGAGACAAAACCGTTTAAGCATGAAATGTCAAATTATGGACCTCATGAAAAATCTGAAGCAAAGGAGATAGTTTCCCCTTGTCCACATAGTAAGAATGCAGGGCTG ACAGAAGCCAGTACATGTGCTGGAAATGTGCAAGTTGTTGATGGCTTCAGATTGACTTCATCGATGAATGAAATAAACATTAATCATGAGGAGAAGCTGAACAGTAAGCATGGGGTCACTTCAAACAAGTTGCCATCGTCAGCAGGCACTGCTGAG GAGCTCTCTTCAGAATCAGACTGGACAGGCCTTGACAATCAGGACACAGGGATATTACTAAATGGTATGTTTAATGAGGAAGAATCTGCAAAGACTTTTCAGGAAGCTTTGATTCAATGGAGGAATGGTAATCATGATCACAGACCAGAACAGCGTACTGGTGAGGTTCTACCAG AATCTGTGGAAAATCATGAGGTACAGACCAATCTTTCTGTTATGAAAGAACATGTCCAAATTCAATTCAAGGAGAGCGGCCTGAGCTACATGGAGAAACTCTTGcttaagaaatacaaaag gacTTCTGCTGATGAAATGCCTGCTAGTTGCCCTACATATTTAAGGCCTGAGCATGAACCGACTGCATTACCCAAAGCTATgactggaggagaagaaaaaagaaatgctggtCATACAGATGATTTAACAG TTGAAGAGGTGAGGAGATACTGGACATCTGTTTTTAGAGAGGAAGAACCCAAGACTGTTACGGAAAGTGCGGAGTCCTCTCTGAAAATTGAACTTCTTGATGAT tcttACGACGTGGAGTTGGAAGAATCGTGTAACTTCTTGGTGTGTGAAGCTGAGGCTACAGGAATGAATAACCAGAGAAATATTGAACCATTTGAAGAGTTTGGAAG TGCTTCAGCAATTGCAGATCAGCAAGACACAATACCAGACCTTTTGCCAAAAGAGACTGCAGCCATGATGAAGTCATCTTGTCACTCAAATTTTGTGGCTGATGCTCAAAATCGTTTACCTTCTCCTGATGGAAATCTTGTTTCCTCTAAAGAAATCTTCCAAG gagatgggagatgggTTACTGACACGAGCTTAAGCAAACATGCAGATAAATCTGTAGTTCAGGCTGTCTTAGAAAGTCAAATGAGTAGATCTTCAAGTGGTCTCAAGTCTCAAAGAATTTCTCCTCTGGTAACTTGCAGACCATACTCAG ggaaTGATTCTATCAGACCTCGATCAACAGATGTCAGTTTATGTGGTAGCACCAGAGGTTGTGCAAAATACACTCATCCAAGACCAAAGAGTTCACCTATGCATACATTTAGAGCTAATACTGAGATATCAAAGCACAAGTATGTTGATGTAATTAAACAAGATGAGCATCGTTGGGAATATATTGCTGACCAAGAAGCCTTACTCTGTCTGGAAAAAGAATTACAAACTTATATAG ATCCTCAAGAAAAACTTTACAGCCTAACTTCTGAAGATGTAACCTCCTCCAGCAGATGCTCAAGGAAGATATATGGAAGTGTTACAGATTTCCATAAAACCTCGGATCTAAAAGACTACAGCAGAGCTGATATGCTTCG gGGCTGTAATGCAGACGAAATAGATGACGAGGAAGAAATTCTGGAGGATAAACGGCAGGTTCTTGCATTACAGTAA